Genomic segment of Sebastes fasciatus isolate fSebFas1 chromosome 3, fSebFas1.pri, whole genome shotgun sequence:
cGGCATAAAGAAATGAATTATGAAAACTCTACACAAAATAAATTatcatttttgttatttattttgttgaagGTCTTGGAAGGATGTATCCTCTTTATCTGTAATGTTCAAAGAATTAAATAACACAATTTTCTCTAAAAGCCATTATCTCTTAACTATTTGTCTGATTAAATGTGGTTTctcatatcaaaatatatagTTATCACAGAGAAGGAGATGCAGAGAAATAGAGACTAATGAATTAAggattattttgttgtttgttaaaacATCAGAAAGAAGTCCTTACAGCcttatacatttaaaatggtCCATTCTGCAATTAACAGCATATTGTCCACTAGTTTCAATGTGCAATGTGTCTCTTTACACAAGGTTTCTTTACATAAAGTGATAGTATTGTTGATAATATGTTTTCATCTTAACAACAGGTTGACGAACCAACTTCATTTCTGTTGTTAGAGAGCTCCAACATTTAAGTATCTGTCATGTTCACCCTCACTAGGCCACATTACCTCTATACTGACTTACTGTGCTGTATCTCCTCTGACGTCCTCAGATTGAGCAGATTTTGTTGCGGTGTTGATGTTGCCGTGACAAAACTGCTAGCACACAGAGATTTAATCTTAAAACTGTCAAAGTTTTGTGAAGTTGAGTCTTTAATTAGATATTCTGCATGATCTTTTAATCTTCACTTCTGCTTTTGGGAAATAGATGATTTTGAAGATAGACGATTTTGTTGCGGTGTTGATGTTGCCGTGACAAAACTGCTAGCACACAGAGATTAAATCTTAAAACTGCTGTTCTGTGTGTTTGCACGCGGAACTTAAAGCTTTAGCCGATCACTTGAACGAGTTGAGTAATGACTATAGCACCATTTTAATAAGGACGTGATGTATGACGGCAAGTTGTCATTaagggctttataaataaataaaaaccaatGCCTATCACGTCTTACTATTAGAGACACCCACCCAACCTTTTCATACAAAACGCAGTGATGAGTAGAATAACTGTCATTAGTAATAAATCTATAGGGTTGAGTGATAAACTGAATCTAATGGTTTGAGAGTGGAGGCAGAGGCGTGTCTGTAGATAACGTCACCATAATCCAAGACAGACAAGAAAGTGGCATCAACTATTTTCTTCCTACAGAACATAGGAAATAATGCTCTGTTTCTGTACAAATATCCCATTGTGTGTTAATGTAAAATTTAAATGTAAGTTTTGGGTCCAGCCAGATGCCGAGGTATTAATACTCAGAGACCTACTTAGTCCATTCAGAGTGGTAATGTGCAAACTGTTGTCCACAATgtctctggctctagagaataACATATATTTAGTCGTCTTTGCATTCAGAACCAAAAAAGTGTATTTTGCAATTTGTCACATTCACATTTCACAATCTTATGAATGTACATGTGATTGAGTTGGATTTTGGATAGGGTAGAATGATGTAATGACTTAGAGGAAacctgtggagttttttttataCCTCTAGTAGCGCTACAGAGCCATTCTCATATGACATGACATACACAAGGACGCAcatagatacagatacagaatCACAGCAATGCGCCAACAAATGCAGAGAAGAAGGCTGATTGCTAATAAACATGAATGCAGGTTTCAAACTCTTGAAGGAAATGTACTCAACATATTTGTTAAATCTCAATGATACTCTCAGtatgtgtaaatgtaaacataacttttgtttACTACCAAGAAAACTCGGCAAGGCCCctttaaagaggaactattatgcttattttccggtgcaaacttgtattttgggtctgtactagaacatgtttaactagctagctttgtttgagggtgtgccaaactagcagctaggcaggtattatgcaaatgtattacttggtgacatcacaatgttacggaagaaaaggcgggacttcgacaaggcaaaaaaaaaataaaaaaaattaatgagtTCAGTGCTGCAGCTATGAATACTGAGCTTCGGATCTGTCACTCTACAGACAGACATATAGATACGTAGATGTTTTAAGTGTGACATTCAAGAGACTTTGCACAACCAAAATGGAAAGCACCGTCATGCAGCTGCAACTAATAGGCCAAATAGGTAAAGGTGAAATAGCTAAACTATTTCACACCACCGTCAGTTTCCTGATGATGTGAGAAACACACGCGTAAATAGAAAGTAACTGCCTCTTTTAGAAGTTAGAGTTACTCTGTACTCGATGAATTTCAAGAGCACACACTGCAGACTTTGATGGCTTCAGGCACCACAGGACCAAACGGCACCGTCGGTTCAGCTGAACATCATGGATGAACTGGATATCTATGTTAATGTAGAGAGACCATCAGCTAATCCCAGCCACAGGAAAAGGGAGACCAAAAGTTCAAAGGATATTTACGAAAATGTGTCGGTGGAGACAAACAGAACTCGACATGCTCTCTCAGGTAATAAACACACTTCattttttaaacacacaaacgACTATATATATTAAAGGAATACTAAAGCTAAAAAGACTTGTGTGAAAAACAATAATGTAGAGAGAGTCAAACAGCAAGGGACTATTAATACCGACAGTTCATGAAAAAATGATACATAGGGCCCATACTTTTGGATGGCAGCATTTTAAAGGGTGACTTTTGCTGTtttgaaaatcattaaaatcacacacacacacacacccctactTGTGGTAACACTAAGCACCCCTTTGAATTTCAGTGTGTTGCATTATGAGAAGTGACAATACAAACAATCAAAACAATACATGTAACCTTCAGGTGTTGAAGATGAAGAGATGGTCCAGTCACACAACCTGACTAAAGAATGAGACCAGTTACAACAACCTGATTAAAGAAAGAGACCAGTTACAACAACCTGATTAAAGAAAGAGACCAGTTACAACAACCTGATTAAAGAAAGAGACCAGTTACAACAACCTGACtaaacctttttatttttatttttattattatttttttagaggGTGACCAGTGCCCCCCAGAAGATGGCGCCCTAgacgcctatatggcctatgccttaagccggccttGATCTGACTAAAGAAAGACACCAGTTTGAAGAAAGCCCTGAAATGAAGACAGAACTTTTCTTCAGAAGTAAAGACATTTCTGAAGAAACTGATCCTGTGCTTTATCGCTTCATGTCTAGCTTGGAGCTGAACTGACTTAACTTTTATATGAAGGAGCAGCTGAAGGAGTGTGTGTACTATGTTCAAGTCATTTCTGCTATGTTGCATTTGAATGACTCCGGCATACTTCATGTGAATGTGTTCATAACTTATTGTAGAGTTTTGGGTGAAACAATAATTAGCTTAGCAATATTAGCTGTATTTAATTCCTCCATCAGAGATTGTTGGTCTCACACCAGCAACTATTTGACAGGAAACTGTCTTGAGTGTGCAAGACTAATGGCAAAATGAAGAAGTGTGAGGGATAATAAGTTGCGGAAAGAGTTCTGCTGTCGCATTCAGATTGTCagaaccagagaagaagaagcagcttaCAGATCAGTGCAGCTGGTTGTCATAATTTGCTGGTCAAGTATTTTGAGGTTTGTCTTTAAAGAGGAGGCTGAGATGACGCCGGACGCTTCATCCAAGAGTGAGTAACTTTAAGGTTGTCTGACAGCATCATACTCTCTGTATCTTGTTCTTATGTTTGAGTATGGAGGagaagtgaaataaaaacagttcaaaAAACGTAATATCATGCCTGGTTGTTCtgcctaataataatatataatgttaatatataatgatgtgtgtgtgtgtgtgtgtgtgtgtgtgtgtgtgtgtgtgtgtgtgtgtgtgtgtgtgtgtgtgtgtgtgtgtgtgtgtttgtgtgtttctttctgcATCTAGAGGAAAAACTCTTCGGACTGGTTGTTGTGAGCTTCGGACTCCTGTGTGTCctacaagctgctctcaacaTTTCCCTGCGTCTCGCTCTCTGTGAGTGATCTTACTTCACCCTGTTCCTCCtgtgacttttattttaattcaccaTCTCAGTATTATAAACCCAGAGACTGAAACTAAACACAATTACCAGCTATGATAATGATATCTCATGAGTgctttctaaatatatatagatcagTGGATTAATGATAAAACAGCAATGCTTTTGTGTAAAGTCATGGTCTGGTAGATGATCGGAGAGTATTATAATTACAAGAATTACGCTGATATTATAGAATATTCAGATCAAGCAAAAACAGTTTTGAGTCAtactttataattaattaattcatctgAGACagtcaaaaaatattagtaaacatgaacaactctctcctaaatccaaaaactagagatCTAAAattcaaacttgtgatgtcatagggtataaagtgtagagctgctccatagacaatgaattgggagagatgttctagatgattATTGATGAATGATGATTGTTCAGAAGGTGCAGCAGTTTAACCAAAAGCATCCCCTCACCAGCCCATGCATTGATCACATGCACGGACCAATAGCCTGTGGCTTGGCGCATGGTCTTCACGTGATCAGAGAGTGCTGTTATTCCAATCACCTTCTGCGCAGATCGCAAGCCTCATTTTCCTCCAACTCAGCTCAGTATCAGTGTTGCACCTTTCTGGActcttttctatttattattgatatggTCTTTTCCTGTGCGTCCATGAGAAAGTGAGTATTTGTTATAGTTGTCTATTGTTTAGTAACTGCATCGTTATAATAATTCTAAAGTCACCTGTATCATGTTATAATACTCATACTCGTTTGTCTATAAGAGTTTGAATGATaagttgtgtgtttctgtgtcaacATCATTTAAGTTAGAACAGCGCAGTGAACGGGCATATGCGGCCGTCATTAAGGGACCGTCGCACAATTACTCATATCGCCCTCTGTGTGCACTCTGCTCATTGTACTGCCTGAGAGCCTGAGTCTGCTATTTGTTGACGCTCCCTTAAAGTTCAGAAGGCTGCGTTCTCTTccttttattcctgttttaaaCTGTTTAGCTTGCATTGTATTTCATACaatactgtttgtttattattacttCATGTTACTAATACCTGctcatgttttctattttattttctgtatttagtaaccactatcctcactatcctcactatccacactattcacaaaaggatttaaaaaaccatcttcaatcaataaatgagtggtatctcaaagagagtgtgtgtgacctggactaattgatacatcatcatcatattcatgttCTTACCGGACAACCTGTGGAGATTGTAAATGACATTCATAGAACCATCATCTAAgggttcattcactcagcatCACTAAGGTCACAAGTTTGGTATCCATTACACCAACGCCTATTTTACAATGATGatgaatgttctgagtatatgagGACATTTactgtttcacaactgaaaactacaatagaaaaaagctcatttgggtataaaaaaacgACACTAATAAAAGTGAATCTTTCTGCTCTTTCAGACAGTTCTTCTGCGAAGACGCCAGATTTTGAGGTCATTATCAAAAACCTGACTGAAGAGGGAGAAGATTTGAAGAGGAAGCTGAGCTTCTTTGGTGAGTATAAGGACTAAACTGACTGCACCTCTGTGACACGGAAACTAAAAGATACGGCAACATCATAAAAAGGTTTTTCTATCtccttttacatgttttatttcaatttcttTTACTGAGAGTTTTTTTCCTCCGGTTTTGTTATCCTCAACAGCTAATAACTCCCAACTAGGATGGGTGTACTTCAGCCACAGTTTATATTACTTTTCTTCCACTGTCAAGTCCTGGCAAGAGAGTAGAGAAGACTGTCAGCAAAGAGGTGCAGACCTGATGATCATCAACAGCAAAGAGGAGCAGGTGTGTATGAAAGTGAAATCTGTCTGTGAGAGACACGAGAGAAAAAGTGtgaaatcaaatcaatcaagttatgtttattattgtttctttctcttattGTAAACAAGGACTTTGGAAGACAATTCAAGCGGAACACATGGATCGGACtgactgacagagagacagaggggataTGGAAATGGGTGGATGGGACTGCAGTGAACACAAGGTtcattaattatgttttttgtttaaattagtggtaacactttataacatcgatcatttataaatggtgaaTTGATAGTCAATTAAAATTAGttaatattcattttaatgttaacgaacaatgaaatgataattaatatgttttactaattaataataacactatgttattttaaacagtttattgttgcacacataacatttgatatactatattaaatatttgttgaTGATTAACatattatttgtaaactttaaaaaaataaacgttTTGTAAAAGGTCTATAAACATtgtttggatggctattataaagttgcaactgatgattataataccttgttaaatcgttaataaatactttgtaaagtatttataaacattatttagatagatagttaatatgTTGTcgatggttaataattggtttctggtgcATCTAACTTTGTTTATAGAAGTTTTACAAAAAGaatcttaaaggtttacaaatcatttggtaatcactaacagatacttaatatagtacatagaatgttataatgtgtgcaacaagtaagggataatgtacagcgagctggtcattgttgtgaaagaatccccaacAGGGCGATGTCGCATCCCGACGcggagaaagtttgctccggctggtgggcggtgcttggtatttcctcaactgatctcaacatggctgccgggacacaaactttttcattttacagctaaacagtacactacaagatgtttcaaacatttgaggcagaaataggcattacagtaacagaatattgattcatatttgatcagcgctgcctagtttgatcgtttgatcagagttagcgagtgattgacagctgctcagagacggcaaggctccagctcggctctgattggttgttttcctccggtctgcagatgccattaggagcactggaggacacagaggcacatgatttcttttttcagattacctgtctcatgcactactgtcaggatatagtgaccgttttattagtgatggcgagatgaagcttcatgaagcgctgaagctttccagcaaattggttcacAAAAGTGTTCATTTCACGAGGCTTCATCTGGGCTTCATATGCACACGAAACCACCTATCGGTCAAACAGTGTAAGACAGGTACATATATTCCGGATATGTGGCAGTGGTTTAACCGGGCACAGGGCAggaatgtgcttgtgtaactaAAGGAAAATGATAGATGGGAGACATTATTCGTTTTTATTCAAGAATAATAAGTTCTCAACTGTATTTCGGCTTCGGGCGTCATCAATGACCTCAtttgtctaaaacgatacaagtcTTGATACGCACTTCaaagaaaacttcctggattactcgacacacgctccgaagcctcggcacatcacataacatcactacgttttataaaaataactttttttaatcatatttcctccatttctacccacttcCTGCTTTAATGTTTCCCTGTGTGCTGCAGCATTTGGCCTTTCTACTGCTGCTGGTGTAAACCTTGGGTCACCAGAAATGTAAAACTACTGACACACTCACTATTGACAAGACagtgtaataataacaatattgaGGTTTAATTTGGCTACATGCTGCTCTGGTTGTGTTTTCtggtaaaaacacattatttgttGTTTGGTTTCAGCTACTGGCGCACTGGGGAGCCCAACAGCTTCGAAGGCAGAGATGAAGACTGTGGAGAAATAAGGGACTTTGAAGAAGAAAGAAACTGGAACGATGTACCATGTAAAAAGCAAAACTACTGGATCTGTGAAAAGGTGGGGCCTCCATAACTCTGCATCCAAACCCACCAGACTGTAAATCAATATGCTGCAGGGTTAGTTGCTCATCATCATGTAtgcatgtacacaaacacatacaggcCTTTCTAGTTTTTCGGGTTCCTTTTACATTCTAGCATTCATTCTGTCTAAACACCTACATTCAGTGTGTTTAATCGTGTAATTAATCATCCTTAGATCCTTTAAtggcttttgtgtttttgagtaACATGCAGTGTAAAAGATATTAGACTCTCTTTATCTGTAATgttcaaagaaataaataacacGATTTTGTCTAAAAGCCATTATCTCTTAATTATTTCCCTGATTAAATGTTGTTTctcatatcaaaatatatacTTATCACAGAGAAGGAGATGCAGAGAAATAGAGACTAATGAATTAAggattattttgttgtttttttaaaacatcagaAAGAAGTCCTTACAGCcttatacatttaaaatggtCCATTCTGCAATTAACAGCTTATTGTCCACTGGTTTCAATGTGCAATGTGTCTCTTTACACACGGTTTCTTTACATAAAGTGATAATATTGTTGATAATATGTTTTCATCTAAACAACAGGTTGACGAACCAACTTCATTTCTGTTGTTAGAGAGCTCCAACATTTAAGTATCTGTCATGTTCACCCTCACTAGGCCACATTACCTCTATTccgacatttatttatttatttatttaaaaaggatccccattagctgataccaatggcaccagctagtcttcctggggtccgaataCTGTGCTGTATACTGTGCTGTATCTCCTCTGACATCCTCAGATTGCGCAGGTTTTGTTGCGGTGTTGATGTTGCCGTGAGGAAACTGCTAGCACACAGAGATATAATCTTAAAACTGTCAAAGTTCTGTGAAGTTTAGTCTTTAATTAGATATCCTGCATGACCTTTTAATCTTCACTTCTGCTTTTGGGAAATAGATGTTTATTCTTGAGAAACTGTTCACATGATCACAGTTCAGTTCCTCACGTACACTGTTTCTCTCAAGGCAGACTTGACTAGGTTTAATTTGACAACATTATTTTCTGCAAGACAAAGTGAAATACAGATAAATATGTACACACAATGGACGAAATGATCATTAGGATGGTTGTAAGGTGTTCAGCAGGTATTGTTAATCCTGGTGGTGTTGGACtataatactttataatactttataatacCCCTTAAAACTCTGACGGCCCGCCGGCGGgcccggctgctattctgtctttcaggggttgtagcgggctcagttttcaaggtagtgatgctggtatcatatgaaactagaaaaaaactgaacctaaagaatccactggtgccaaccgtgtcatactagcttgacggAAAGAttgctaaataatgctacaaaattacactaaattttggcgaggaaaaactgacatggcgattttaaaaaaaatcccttgacctctgacctgaagatatgtgaatgaacatgggttctatgggtacccacgagtttcccctttacagacatgcccactttatgataatcagctTGGGGCaacaaaacatgcagttttttttaatgcagtataaatgtgttattttcacctattctaaaattgtgtatttgaatatttctgcatattggggtccctaaacagtctttgaattacataaattgggtatgactgtaaagctgagactcttgtggctCCAATGAGCTCAACTGTATTCTTGTGTGATGATGTAAATCcacatagtagccatttcattgtattgaaaCCATTTtagaaatttgacctcactgtatataatgacctgtggtgacctctaggataatcacagcctcatgcaactttaaagccacaaactacagaccgagagcattcagaggatttcctaggtagattgataataagggggtttctgagcagtttccagaacagaagtgctcgccatctaatcaccaattcttgcagaaatctccaaatgtcaaaagtttttgataccaaatcacagcatgactttttctatggtgttcctcgaggtctttgggtcttaatgtggtattttggagggattactgatcatttttatcaattctggagtgataaaaaatagttaaatttaTCACCAAATCTGGTATAAACCCACAAATGGCTGCATCAATTtgtgagacataatagagcatgggaataaccatcatatacttctgtcatcactttcacaattcattttaat
This window contains:
- the LOC141764912 gene encoding CD209 antigen-like protein D isoform X3 codes for the protein MTPDASSKKEKLFGLVVVSFGLLCVLQAALNISLRLALYSSSAKTPDFEVIIKNLTEEGEDLKRKLSFFANNSQLGWVYFSHSLYYFSSTVKSWQESREDCQQRGADLMIINSKEEQDFGRQFKRNTWIGLTDRETEGIWKWVDGTAVNTSYWYLGEPNNNNDEDCAEIWDYEKEKNWNDVPCKKQSYWICEKVVPP
- the LOC141764912 gene encoding CD209 antigen-like protein D isoform X4; protein product: MTPDASSKKEKLFGLVVVSFGLLCVLQAALNISLRLALYSSSAKTPDFEVIIKNLTEEGEDLKRKLSFFANNSQLGWVYFSHSLYYFSSTVKSWQESREDCQQRGADLMIINSKEEQDFGSQYKRNTWIGLTDSETERIWKWVDGTALGTSYWYLGEPNNNNDEDCAEIWDYEKEKNWNDVPCKKQSYWICEKVVPP
- the LOC141764912 gene encoding CD209 antigen-like protein A isoform X2: MTPDASSKKEKLFGLVVVSFGLLCVLQAALNISLRLALYSSSAKTPDFEVIIKNLTEEGEDLKRKLSFFANNSQLGWVYFSHSLYYFSSTVKSWQESREDCQQRGADLMIINSKEEQDFGRQFKRNTWIGLTDRETEGIWKWVDGTAVNTSYWRTGEPNSFEGRDEDCGEIRDFEEERNWNDVPCKKQNYWICEKVGPP